The following proteins are co-located in the Pseudomonas sp. ATCC 13867 genome:
- the tssM gene encoding type VI secretion system membrane subunit TssM, with protein MKNFFKKAGAFLRRTWVWSLLLVLLLALLVWFAGPLLAVNEHKFWESASARLLSIAVLFLGWGLFMVFASWRAMRRKKAEEESEDGQERLRRQELISDEQQELRSRFQDALRILKTSSLYRGRGERWRNELPWYLMLGPQGSGKTSLLDFSGLEFPINKIERKLTRDTSGTRYCDWYFAEHGVLVDATGRYLSQGDAEVDASGWSTLLDLLRKRRRARPLNGVVVNIPVDLLLAGDEQGLEALGRQIRARLQDVHRNLHIDLPIYLVLGKADKLLGFDEFFDQLSREESDQVLGVSFRKEQNGTDAGVLRQEFEELLRRLNSQVILRMHQERNTQRRGRILDFPHQLAQIGDRLSLLVEFAFTGNRYQRASQLRGFYLTSAPHLTQQMDADTAAIGANLGMASVKLPTLRQGRPRFIHHLFSQVIFPESELAGLDKRESARIHWGQRAVYAASLALLAVFGLVWTNGFSANNGRLDQVRDLGQKLAREHAALTPQDDARATLKALDTSYAASQVFPSKGDVSFTERAGLYQGEDSTPTLTAAYQRELQAQLLPRVARTLEGQIRANLNDRERLLGSLRAYLMLNLPERRDADFLKDWIGADWSVRYSGDAVVQNGLGTHFARLLEQPFVYPLNEPLVAQARQVLRSESLASVVYRVLREQARSLPEYRFDQHLGPQGALFSGTDYIIPGFYTLRGYQQYFVAQGAPMVREILRDNWVLGEGNSLSGQDLSRLMVELQQLYFRDYANLWSEAVNRVQLQPITEFDRGADEVAGLTAANSPLLQLLVEVRENTRIPGIAESTEAAGDLASAAADAGGKIGKVGKVAAAAAEQAQDALAKSLPDTARQAMQRRFEPLHRLLDDNGGPAADLAPVMQALNGLQLQLSSLARASQPEQVAFELARGRMGGQVDALATLRSAAVRLPQPVSGWFNLLAEDSWTLVLGDAYRYLNQRYQAELYSFYFKAINQRYPFNARSNSDVAIADFREFFKAQGIADRFFDSYLKSFVSGDPGNYRLRSVDGHSLPMSRAFLDQMGYAQAIRRSFFADNPAEPQVQFKLEPYSIDSSLSRADFRFGDQQLEYRHGPIVPVAFRWPTDADDGRTSLVLEELGGRRVSLEKNTGPWSLFRLFDQMQSEYLRGRDVLMLKADLGGLRANYLVLAQRSPNPFDLGNLRSFRLPVSL; from the coding sequence ATGAAGAACTTCTTCAAGAAAGCCGGCGCCTTCCTGCGCCGGACCTGGGTCTGGAGCCTGCTGCTGGTGCTCCTGCTGGCGCTGCTGGTGTGGTTTGCCGGCCCGTTGCTGGCGGTGAACGAACACAAGTTCTGGGAGAGTGCCAGCGCCCGCCTGCTGAGCATCGCTGTACTCTTCCTCGGCTGGGGCCTGTTCATGGTCTTCGCCAGTTGGCGCGCCATGCGCCGCAAGAAGGCCGAGGAGGAAAGCGAGGACGGCCAGGAACGCCTGCGTCGCCAGGAGCTGATCAGCGACGAGCAGCAGGAACTGCGCTCACGCTTCCAGGACGCCCTGCGCATCCTCAAGACCTCCAGCCTGTATCGCGGGCGTGGCGAGCGCTGGCGCAACGAGCTGCCCTGGTACCTGATGCTCGGCCCGCAGGGCAGCGGCAAGACCAGCCTGCTGGACTTCTCCGGGCTGGAGTTCCCGATCAACAAGATCGAGCGCAAGCTGACCCGCGACACCAGCGGCACCCGTTACTGCGACTGGTACTTCGCCGAACACGGCGTGCTGGTCGACGCCACCGGCCGCTACCTGAGCCAGGGCGACGCCGAAGTCGACGCCAGCGGCTGGAGCACCCTGCTCGACCTGCTGCGCAAACGCCGCCGCGCCCGCCCGCTCAACGGCGTGGTGGTCAACATCCCGGTGGACCTGCTGCTGGCCGGCGACGAACAGGGCCTGGAAGCCCTCGGCCGGCAGATCCGCGCGCGCCTGCAGGACGTGCACCGCAATCTGCATATCGACCTGCCCATCTACCTGGTGCTGGGCAAGGCCGACAAACTGCTGGGCTTCGACGAATTCTTCGACCAGCTCTCCCGCGAGGAAAGCGACCAGGTGCTGGGCGTCAGCTTCCGCAAGGAGCAGAACGGCACCGACGCCGGCGTGCTGCGCCAGGAGTTCGAAGAACTGCTGCGCCGCCTGAACAGCCAGGTCATCCTGCGCATGCACCAGGAGCGCAACACCCAGCGCCGTGGTCGCATCCTCGACTTCCCGCACCAGTTGGCGCAGATCGGCGACCGCCTGAGCCTGCTGGTCGAGTTCGCCTTCACCGGCAACCGCTACCAGCGCGCCAGCCAGCTTCGCGGCTTCTACCTCACCAGTGCACCGCACCTGACCCAGCAGATGGATGCGGACACTGCCGCCATCGGCGCCAACCTGGGCATGGCCAGCGTCAAGCTGCCGACCCTGCGTCAGGGTCGCCCACGCTTCATCCATCACCTGTTCAGCCAGGTGATCTTCCCCGAGTCCGAACTGGCCGGCCTGGACAAGCGCGAGAGCGCGCGCATCCACTGGGGCCAGCGCGCGGTCTACGCTGCCTCGCTGGCGCTGCTGGCGGTATTCGGCCTGGTCTGGACCAATGGCTTCTCGGCCAACAACGGCCGCCTGGACCAGGTCCGCGACCTCGGCCAGAAGCTCGCCCGCGAACATGCCGCACTCACCCCGCAGGACGACGCTCGCGCAACCCTCAAGGCGCTCGATACCAGCTACGCCGCCAGCCAGGTATTCCCGTCCAAGGGCGATGTTTCCTTCACTGAACGTGCCGGTCTCTACCAGGGCGAGGACAGCACCCCGACCCTGACCGCGGCTTACCAGCGCGAACTGCAGGCACAATTGCTGCCGCGCGTGGCGCGGACCCTCGAAGGCCAGATCCGCGCCAACCTGAATGACCGCGAGCGCCTGCTCGGCAGCCTGCGTGCCTATCTCATGCTGAACCTGCCCGAGCGCCGCGACGCTGACTTCCTCAAGGACTGGATCGGCGCCGACTGGTCCGTGCGCTACAGCGGTGACGCGGTGGTGCAGAACGGCCTGGGTACGCACTTCGCCCGCCTGCTCGAACAACCCTTCGTCTACCCGCTGAACGAACCACTGGTAGCCCAGGCACGCCAGGTACTGCGCAGCGAGTCCCTGGCCAGCGTGGTCTACCGCGTCCTGCGCGAGCAGGCCCGCAGCCTGCCCGAATACCGCTTCGACCAGCACCTGGGACCGCAAGGCGCACTGTTCTCCGGCACCGACTACATCATCCCCGGCTTCTACACCCTGCGCGGCTACCAGCAATACTTCGTCGCCCAGGGCGCGCCGATGGTCCGCGAGATCCTGCGCGACAACTGGGTGCTGGGCGAAGGCAACAGCCTCAGCGGCCAGGACCTCAGCCGCCTGATGGTGGAGCTGCAGCAACTGTACTTCCGTGACTACGCCAACCTGTGGAGCGAAGCGGTCAACCGCGTCCAGCTGCAGCCGATCACCGAGTTCGACAGGGGGGCAGACGAAGTGGCCGGCCTCACCGCCGCCAACTCGCCGCTGCTGCAACTGCTGGTGGAAGTCCGCGAGAACACCCGCATTCCGGGCATCGCCGAAAGCACCGAGGCCGCCGGCGATCTCGCCAGTGCCGCTGCCGATGCCGGCGGCAAGATCGGCAAGGTGGGCAAGGTCGCGGCAGCCGCCGCCGAGCAGGCCCAGGACGCCCTCGCCAAGAGCCTTCCGGACACCGCCCGGCAAGCCATGCAGCGCCGCTTCGAACCACTGCACCGCCTGCTCGACGACAACGGCGGCCCGGCGGCCGACCTCGCCCCGGTGATGCAGGCACTCAACGGCCTGCAGCTGCAACTGAGCAGCCTGGCCCGCGCCAGCCAGCCGGAACAGGTCGCCTTCGAACTGGCCCGTGGCCGCATGGGCGGCCAGGTCGATGCTCTGGCCACCCTGCGCAGCGCGGCCGTGCGCCTGCCGCAACCGGTGAGCGGCTGGTTCAACCTGTTGGCCGAGGACAGCTGGACCCTGGTGCTGGGCGACGCCTACCGCTACCTCAACCAGCGCTACCAGGCCGAGCTGTACAGCTTCTACTTCAAGGCCATCAATCAGCGCTATCCGTTCAACGCCAGGAGCAACAGCGACGTTGCCATCGCCGACTTCCGCGAGTTCTTCAAGGCCCAGGGCATCGCCGACCGCTTCTTCGACAGCTATCTGAAATCGTTCGTCAGTGGCGATCCGGGTAACTACCGTCTGCGCAGCGTCGACGGCCACAGCCTGCCGATGTCACGCGCCTTCCTCGACCAGATGGGCTACGCCCAGGCGATTCGCCGCAGCTTCTTCGCCGACAACCCGGCCGAGCCGCAGGTGCAGTTCAAGCTGGAGCCCTACTCCATCGACTCCAGCCTGAGCCGCGCCGACTTCCGCTTCGGCGACCAGCAACTGGAGTACCGTCATGGCCCGATCGTGCCAGTCGCCTTCCGCTGGCCGACCGACGCCGACGACGGACGCACCAGCCTGGTCCTGGAAGAACTCGGCGGTCGCCGCGTCAGCCTGGAGAAGAATACCGGCCCCTGGTCGCTGTTCCGCCTCTTCGACCAGATGCAGAGCGAGTACCTGCGCGGGCGTGACGTGCTGATGCTCAAGGCCGATCTCGGCGGTCTTCGCGCCAACTACCTGGTGCTGGCCCAGCGTTCGCCGAACCCGTTCGACCTCGGCAACCTGCGCAGTTTCCGGCTGCCGGTCTCGCTCTGA
- the icmH gene encoding type IVB secretion system protein IcmH/DotU translates to MIKEMDYRQDDKTVLVDREGDSHSRSPLTDFAEPPRFEQLEARMIYAARLRPEETFNISLNPLVAAAAELLSEVVRLKHSNGGEDLHTLNHQLSTGIKQFELRALHEGAENSQVMAARYVLCTVLDEAVVTTDWGNESEWSQMSLLSSFHNETFGGEKFFQLLERLSRNPVKHLPMLELMYLCLALGFEGKYRVLPRGMLELEAVRDSLYRQIRQLRGDVPRELSPHWEGLRDSRRRLVRIVPWWLVALFTLVCLVVMYSGFAWVLDDQRESVLQPYQQLDPAAVEPTS, encoded by the coding sequence ATGATCAAGGAAATGGATTACCGGCAGGACGACAAGACCGTCCTGGTCGACCGCGAGGGCGACAGCCACTCGCGCAGCCCACTCACCGACTTCGCCGAGCCGCCGCGTTTCGAACAGTTGGAAGCACGGATGATCTACGCCGCGCGGCTGCGCCCGGAAGAGACCTTCAACATCAGTCTCAACCCGCTGGTGGCCGCCGCTGCCGAACTGCTCTCGGAAGTGGTGCGGCTCAAGCACTCCAACGGTGGCGAGGACCTGCACACGCTCAACCACCAGTTGAGCACCGGCATCAAGCAGTTCGAACTGCGCGCGCTGCACGAAGGCGCCGAGAACAGCCAGGTGATGGCGGCCCGCTACGTGCTCTGCACCGTGCTCGACGAAGCGGTGGTGACCACCGACTGGGGCAACGAAAGCGAGTGGTCGCAGATGAGCCTGCTCAGCAGCTTCCACAACGAGACCTTCGGCGGCGAGAAGTTCTTCCAGCTGCTGGAGCGTCTGTCGCGCAATCCGGTGAAGCACCTGCCGATGTTGGAGCTGATGTACCTGTGCCTGGCCCTGGGCTTCGAGGGCAAGTACCGCGTGTTGCCACGCGGCATGCTCGAGCTCGAAGCGGTGCGCGACAGCCTGTACCGGCAGATCCGCCAGTTGCGCGGCGACGTGCCCCGCGAGCTGTCGCCGCATTGGGAAGGCCTGCGTGACTCGCGCCGGCGCCTGGTGCGCATCGTGCCCTGGTGGCTGGTGGCGCTCTTCACCCTGGTCTGCCTGGTGGTGATGTATTCGGGCTTCGCCTGGGTACTCGATGACCAGCGCGAAAGCGTCCTGCAACCCTATCAGCAGCTCGACCCGGCGGCGGTCGAGCCCACGTCGTAA
- the tssK gene encoding type VI secretion system baseplate subunit TssK: MIAHKVIWREGMLLRPQHFQQNDRYHDHQLKSRTRLLGRYAWGFFGLEIDSQFLATGKLVLSRASGVLPDGTLFDLASRDEPLALDIPPNTSNTPVYLALPLVTGNHIEARRPEQIDVLARYTTRDQEVADSNAGDSASSQVTCGHADFRLLLGEQRNDQAYVRLKVCDVLDTSPDGRITLDPDFIPSHLHFHESGYLLSCLKEVISMLGHRGDTLAERIRSTGKVGGAEVGDFMMLQLINRTELVLRHNLDLEQVHPEEVYRTLLAMLGDLATFSSETKRPRLDGRYQHSDQGASFRKLMEAIRQVLSMVLEQHAIELVLQQRQYGILVSPLHDHKLLGNSSFVLAASAQCESEELRQRLPAHLKAGPVERIRQLVNLHLPGIRVKPLPVAPRQIPFHANKTYFILELNPEEQAQLERSGGFAFHVSGEFAGLELKFWAIRN; encoded by the coding sequence ATGATCGCGCACAAAGTCATCTGGCGTGAGGGCATGCTCCTGCGCCCGCAGCACTTTCAGCAGAACGACCGCTACCACGACCACCAGCTCAAGTCCCGTACCCGCCTGCTCGGCCGTTACGCCTGGGGCTTCTTCGGCCTGGAGATCGACAGCCAGTTCCTCGCCACCGGCAAGCTGGTGCTCAGCCGAGCCTCCGGCGTGCTGCCGGACGGCACCCTGTTCGACCTCGCCAGTCGCGATGAACCACTGGCCCTGGACATCCCGCCGAACACCAGCAACACCCCGGTCTACCTGGCCTTGCCGCTGGTCACCGGCAACCACATCGAGGCCCGCCGCCCCGAGCAGATCGACGTGCTGGCACGCTACACCACCCGCGACCAGGAAGTGGCCGACTCCAACGCCGGCGACAGCGCCAGCAGCCAGGTCACCTGCGGCCACGCCGACTTCCGCCTGTTGCTGGGCGAGCAACGCAACGATCAGGCCTACGTACGCCTGAAGGTCTGCGACGTACTCGATACCTCGCCGGACGGACGCATCACTCTCGACCCGGACTTCATTCCCAGCCACCTGCACTTCCACGAGAGCGGCTACCTGCTGTCGTGCCTGAAGGAAGTGATCAGCATGCTCGGCCACCGCGGCGACACCCTGGCCGAGCGCATTCGCTCCACCGGCAAGGTGGGCGGCGCCGAGGTCGGCGACTTCATGATGCTGCAGCTGATCAACCGTACCGAGCTGGTGCTGCGCCACAACCTGGACCTGGAGCAGGTACACCCCGAAGAGGTGTACCGCACGCTGCTGGCGATGCTCGGCGACCTGGCCACCTTCTCCAGCGAAACCAAGCGCCCGCGACTGGACGGCCGCTACCAGCACAGCGACCAGGGCGCCAGCTTCCGCAAGCTGATGGAAGCCATCCGTCAGGTGCTGTCGATGGTGCTCGAGCAGCACGCCATCGAGCTGGTCCTGCAGCAACGCCAGTACGGCATCCTGGTCTCGCCGCTGCACGATCACAAGCTGCTCGGCAACTCCTCCTTCGTGCTCGCCGCCAGCGCCCAGTGCGAGTCCGAGGAGCTGCGCCAGCGCCTGCCGGCGCACCTCAAGGCCGGTCCGGTGGAGCGCATCCGCCAGCTGGTCAACCTGCACCTGCCGGGTATCCGCGTGAAGCCATTGCCGGTGGCTCCACGGCAGATCCCGTTCCACGCCAACAAGACCTACTTCATCCTCGAACTCAACCCGGAAGAGCAGGCGCAACTGGAGCGATCCGGCGGCTTCGCCTTCCATGTGTCCGGCGAATTCGCCGGGCTCGAACTGAAGTTCTGGGCTATCAGGAACTGA